Genomic DNA from Eschrichtius robustus isolate mEscRob2 chromosome 4, mEscRob2.pri, whole genome shotgun sequence:
CTTGCTTAAAGTCGAGCAAAACAATGACGTATCCCTCTGAGGTTAGAGCAAGATGTCTtctcctttcctttaaaaataagataGCTTTCCTGACCATAAAACTTCTGATGTGCGTATGCTTTTAAAACGTGGGTATGTTGGAAATCACGGGAACATTACAGGCTGTGAGCAGAGCACGACAGAACAAGCTAAAGACCAAGAAGGAGGCTGGCTGCCTCAAGCCCCGTGAGCAGACGTGACCCTTAGGGTGTAGTTTGTAGTAAAGGAGGTGGAAGAGGTGGTGTCCCAAGCTTGGTGACAGACAAGGCTGAACGGTGGAGCCCGTGAGAAAGAGAAGGCTCCCTGCACgcccaccatgtgccaggctaGGCGCTTTCCTTTGCAGTGTGATGTCCTTTGCTTTGGTGTCTTTGTAGGAAAAAaccaaactaatttaaaaaatttttttcactcttGCGGTTAGCAGCTATGTGGTCACATGCTGGTTTTTCAGACTAGTTAAAGTAGAGACATGGATTGGCCGTATTTGTGAGGCTTACGCCTTACGACAAATTGAATACATATTCAGAGTTTATTGGCTTCTCTTGTCCTAGAAGCAGAGTCTCTGCAGAGAATCTTAAGTTGGTCGAGGATCTGACTGTAGCAAAAGAGGTGGGTCTTTCTGCCCCGGGGGGTTTCCCAGAGAGTATCCTCAGTCGCATGGCTTAATCTCAGCATTTATAGGAGTAACTTCATCTGATGGTTTTAATAACCTTGGGAAAGTAAGCCTCAGCTACTAGTAAATGTCCACACGTGATGCCCGGGTCACACAGAATACCACAGAGGACCATCTCTCCTCAGGTGTTCTTATCCATCGGTATCTGTCAGCCAAAACAAAGGGCCTGTGTTTTGAGCCAGCGGGTGCTTCACACCCCTTCCTAAACGCGGCCAATCTGCTGTAACATAGTCCAAGGGAAAAGGACTAAGAGTCTTACAAGAGGGCCTTTGAAATTACTTTCAGTTCTCACTTAAGGTTCTTTTTGTGTTAGGCCAACACTGAGCGTCAAGCGGAGGTTTTCGTTTTCACCACGGAGTCTGATGCGGGAGGCCGGCCTGGCGGTAGACACGCTCTGAGTTAGGACCGCGTGCCCGGGTCGGCCGTCAGGGTGTCGCCCCGGCGTTACGGTCCGTCCTCGGTGTGGTTCACTGATGCAGGGTGTCGCCCCGGCGTTACGGTCCGTCCTCGGTGTGGTTCACTGACGCAGGGTGTCTCCTCAAACCCCTCCTCCTTCCAGGTCAACGGATGAGACGTTCAGCTTGGCCGAAGAAACCTGCAGTTCCAACCCGGCCATAGTGCGGAGGAAGAAGATCGCCATAAGCCTCATCTTTTCCCTGTGTGAGAAGGAGGAGGCCCAGGGGGACTTCCAggacttctttttttctcatttccccctGTTCGAGTCTCACATGAACAGGCTGAAGAGTGCAATTGAAAAGGTACTGAGAATGCAGTCCGTTGTCACATGGGGCCGTAAGGGTGGAGGGGTCTCTGTACCGGATCACTTTCCCAGGGCATGTAGATCGGCTGCAGCAGTGGTAGGAAGTTCCCTAGGCACACTGATGTCAGGTACTTTGGGAAAGGGAATTACTGCCCCCGACGACTTCGGGATTGCTTTGGGAAAGGGAATTACTGCCCCCGACGACTTCGGTCATGACTAGCTTGAGTGTGAGCTCTAACATCGTCTCTTATTAATAAAGCCCAGTAGATGGTTACGAAGGAATTTCTTCTCCGCATAATGTGGCTTGTTTTCTTTCCACCGAAGGCCATGATCTCGTGCAGGAAGATAGCGGAGTCAAGTCTCCGTGTCCAGTTTTATGTCAGCCGTCTGATGGAAGCTCTGGGGGAGTTCAGGTAAACTGGCAAGGTTTGGCAAATGCAACCGGGGGAATTGGTGAGCAGCAGTGGCATCGGCCATGGATCTCGGGATGCGTGGGGACCACAGCTCGGGAATGTTGGCGGCTGGCAGTTATTAGTCATTTTAGCAGCTCCTTCCTTGGAAGCTAAGGCCCAGTGGAGCAAAAAGTTTAAGCCACCAGCACTGAGTAATCCTCACGACTGCCAGATAGACGGTCCCTGATGTGATTGTTCCTAACAGAGTGAATGGAGAAAACTAATATTCATACGTCTCGtgtcacctcccaaaagccctaaGAGTAAGCACtcttagcccattttacagatgtggaaactggagGTTGAGATGCTTGTCCACAGCATAAGTGGGGAGAGTATGCACGTCCGGGAGGTTACACTCCAGTTTGCCAGGACAGCCCTGTGTACACCCGGTGTCCTCCTGAGGGTGTCCTGGTCAGGACATTAAATTGTATGGTCACCCTAGCGTGTCCTCCCTGTCAGTTCCTAACTGTTGATCTTTGTACCCCAGAGACCGGTTTTCTGGAGGTCTTGCCCCTCATGTCTGGGCTGTAGCTGGGATCCACGGTCACCATGCTGAGTGGGGCTGTTGCAGCGCTTCTTAGGGCCAATTTCTGGGTGCAGAATGGAATCACACTTCAAAGCCGTCACGAGCTAATTAAGAGCCCAACCGTTCCTCTCTAGCCCAGGGATAAAAATGTTTACGATTCTTAGAATATTAGAACGTTTTTGTGATGCTTAAGGTAGAGGCTGGTGAACTCTACTGCTGCTTGGAGCCAAATCCCCACCCAGCCTTAGTTGAACCCTGGGTTATGTGTAAAGTACTCAAGTAGCACGTTAGTCCTTATCTGGGGATCGTTCATACCCAAGTCGCACATTTGAGAAATAGTGTGAAGCTGTGTGTTTCGATGGCAGTGTGGTGACTAGCGAACCTTCTATGGTTTGTGTGTGTAGCGCCGGGCGGGCTGTGGTCAGACTCGAAGCTGTCTTGTGCTGGAGGGTCTGGACACTCATTTAATAGAAGGTCCAGAATCTGAAAGGACAGGACCTGAGGCCTCACTGTGGATAGACGGGTCTCATCCTCACCTCAGCGACCTGCCGCTCCAGAAACAGCGACAGGATCACGTGTTAGCGTTTGGAAACCTTGGCGTCAGTAAGCGAAGCCCAGGTCCACGTAGCTGTCACTCGTCACTGCCGGCTGCTCAGCAGGTGCTCTGCCTTGTGCCAGGGCAGGATCCTGTGTGTCCCGGCTCTTTGATGCACACGGCCGGAAACTCAGGTCAGAACATGCCTCGTGTACCTCCATCCGGGAGGAGGCGGTGTCTCCTAGACGCAGAGGTGCCAGTGGAGATCCTAGGCTCGTTGGTGCGCTGCCTGGAAGGACCGCCGCGAGCCACGTGGCCTGCAGCAGAGTCCCCGGCACCAGGCGCGCTCACCCGGACCTTGTCATTCAGTGCGTGCGTGTCTCCCGCAAGGAACTCCTTTACGCCTCCAGTTTCCTAATCCGTAAAGTGGCACGGCCAGACTCGTCACTTTCCCTGACAGCTTACAGTTCTAAGAATTTGATTCTATTAGCCCGTGTAACAATCTAGTATGTAATATGGTGAAGAAGAGCCATTTATGTTCTTCTTTCATCTAAAGTGAATAGGGCGCTTTGGTTCAAAGAACGAAAGCACTAACCAGAAATTGGGAAACTTGAGTTGCCTCTGGTCACATTTTCAGTCTAGCAtgttcattctttcttcctttattttttttcctatgaaaatTGGCATAAATTCTGACACAAGGCATCGTGCAGATAAGTTTTTCTAAGGATGACTATTTTATGTCAGTGGTTAGTATACCTTTCCTGTAAAGGGTCTCTGCCCCACGGCTGCTGAGCTTTGCTGTCGTGCAAACGCAGCGACAGATAACACGGAGATGATTGAGCATGGCTGTGTgccgataaaactttatttataaaaaaaaaggtcagatttGGCCTGTGCATCGTGTCCTAGTTTACCACCCCTGTTTTACATTCTGCTTTGGATGCCTTAGGGGCTACCTAGATCCAGATGACTGTTTTCTTCTGGATTCCTTTACACAAAGATCATCCGCCGTGACATCTGTGACAGTTCCGTATACCTTCTCTTCTGTAGAGGGACCATCTGGCGCTTGTACTCCGTCCCGAGGATAGCCGAGCCCGTGTGGCTGGCCATGACCTCCAGCACCTTGGAGAAGACGCAGCTGTGCCAGCGCTTCCTCAAGGAGTTTACACTCCTGATAGAGCAGATCAACAAGAACCAGTAAGCAGTGGCGCTCTGGAGCCTTGAATGCCACTTCCGAGGCTGGTGTACGCGCCGTAGGCGACAGGCCTCTTCCTGCATTGACTCACCCCGTTGTGTCTTCTCCCGTTTCTCCAAGGTTTTTTGCTGCCTTGCTGACCGCAGTCTTAACCTACCACCTGGCCTGGGTGCCCACCGTCATGCCCGTCGACCACCCTCCCATCAGAGCCTTCTCCGAGAAACGCACCTCTCAGCTGGTCAACACGCTGGCCAAGACGCACCCGTACAACCCTCTCTGGGCGCAGCTGGGTCAGTACCGCGCGTGACCGTTCAGAGGCCATGTGGGACAGAATAGGAAAGACGGGGGCCTCTTCAGTTGCTATCCGCCATCCAGCCTGGCGATCCCCGGTTGTCGCTGGGCTGCAGGGAGCGGGGGATTGGCCCACGGATTCTGCCTGTAAAGCagcccccgccctcccctccccccgccagaGCCTTGCTCTGCTCTTGAAAGCCGTGTCGGTCCGCAGCTGCTCCTCCAGTGGGGCTCCTTGACTTCGGCACCGTCGGCATTGGGGCCGGAAGACTCTTTGTTGGGTAGCGGGGAAGAGGACCGTCCCGTGCCTGGTCGGACGTTCAGCGGCGTTGCTGGCCTCTGTTCACCAGCTGCCGGTGAAAACCCCTCTTCCAAAGCTGTGCAGATGACACATGTCTCCAGGCGATGCGGAATGTCCCCAGCGGGACAGGAGAGCCCCTGGCCGAGGACCACTGCCCTAGAGGGTGGACCGGATAGGAgggaagtcagagagaaaaagcgAGTAGCACCCTCTAGGATTTGGCCGCCTTTTAAGTTTGAGCTGAGGTCAGAGCCCTTGTCTTTCTCTCCGTTGCCCCCTCAGCTGCTTCCTCCGAGCTTTGTGCTCAGGCCCGGCGCAGGGACCTGACACGCCGCGTGGCTCCTCGTGCAGCATGCGCTCGCGAGCCCGGGGCTCGGGGATGGGAGAGGCGCGCTCCAGGGCCTGTCACTTGGCCGAGTCTGCAGTGACCCGTCAGGCCTGCACGTCCGCTCTGTCCCAGGCCCCGTCCCTCTGCGGGACCCAGGGCCCGGTGACACGCAGCTCAGCCTTGGGCAGCCTGCTGCCCGGTGGGGGAGAAGGGCCGTGTTCAGAACGCCCTGATCACTCCCTCGCTGGGGTCAGCAGAAGCCCGCGAGGGACACAGTGCAGTGCAGAGGGTGAGGACGTGCGCAGGCGGCTGGACCAGACCCCAGCCTCCAGGGCAAGTGCCCTGACCCTCTGTGCCTCCGTTTCTCCGTCTGTGAGACGGGTGGTGACGGCTCATGGCTGCCGTGGGAGTTCCACCGCCTGTACGTGAAGCCCCCTGCTACCGACACTGCTGTTGCAGATGTTGATACGGGGGAGGCACCAGGAGGgggggcatggggggagggggcctTCAAGGAAGACACACTTGAGGAATCGGTAGAAGGGCAGCATTTTCCAGAAAATAACGGCAGACCGGGGAAGAGCGCGGCAATCTCGGGAAACAGCGTGTTGTAATAGTAGTGAAAGCTGCCACCGTGAGCCAAGCGCTGTTCTGGGCGCTTTCTGCACGTGTTAATTAATTAGACTCTCATTCTAACCCTGGTACTGCGTCCTCACCGTATCAGAGATTATAAAGCTGTCTTTCCCTGTGCCCGGGGTCATGAGATACGGGAGATTACGTGGTTAAAAAAAAGGCACAGACCCTAACAGTTATCACCTCAGCCATTTCTAAGTGTGCAGTTCGGAGCGTTAGGTCTGTTCACATCATCGTGCAAGCTcttcttcattttgtaaaattataCCCGTGCAAAACAAAGGCATCCACTCTAACATTAGTAGCTTCATCAGTCCTGGACTCCAAGGTTGCCTTCAAGGTCAAGGTCCAGTAAGTCTGTTACCTTAGTGATGCGTCCTGTGGAGTTCGGCTCTGAAGTAGCAGCAGTGTTTCCATACACAGCTCTCCACTTCGTACAGGTTAAACTGTTGTCAACTGTGTTTTAATAGCcttctttgtttttactttttcccaTTTATGATTTAGTTATTATAATGCACAACACCAAAAGTTAAATGCATTGCTAAAAACTGTCATTCTGAGTGGACTTtccaaagtgttttttttttgccagatttTGGGTATGTAAATCTCTTCTTCTTGATTAACACTGGGGCTGATTTAACACGAGTGTGTCATGAATTCCTGATGTGGCCGTGACACCCCGCAGCCATGGGCAGATGTGATCACAGGAGGTAACAGTAACGCTCTTAGTCAAGAAAGTTTTCTCAAACAGAAGTGCTTGTGCTGACATCAGACTACAGTTCTGAGTCGTTTTTCTGAAATCTCACACGGTTTCTCAGTCAGTTGCAAAAGTCTCAGAGATAAAGTTCTACTAGGCCTTCGCctagccccttttttttttttttaattaattaattaatttatttatggctgtgttgggtcctcgtttctgtgtgcgggctttctctagttgtggcgagcgggggccactcttcctcgcggcgcgcgggcctctcattgtcgcggcctctctcgttgcggagcacaggctccagacgcacaggctcagtagttgtggctcacgggcccagttgctccgcggcatgtggaatcttcccagaccagggctcgaacccgtgtcccctgcattggcaggcagattctcaaccactgcaccaccagggaagccccacctagTCCTTTTATAGAGAGGATTGTGTGATAtcactcctgtcctgccctttaGCTGTTCTCAGGAGTCTTACCCTGGAAACCCTCTCTAGAGGGGGCACCTGTGATGCGTGCTGTCCCTTTTCCCTCGGTCTTAAACCTTAACAGTGTGATTAGTCCTATCTAACAAATGCCTCTCCTCCTCCCGCCGGATGGAGTCCAGCTTCCTGAGTTCTTATTTATAGCTGCTAACCATGCCTCTCCTCTCCTTTATTTAGGATCTTTTCACATTTTGATGTATTCCAACATCCTGATTATTCCTGCAATGCTTTCTGACTTAGGGTTGCTTATACAGATATGTAAATGAGATAGATCCATGCAAAACACTCAGCGCTGTGCTTGCATAGTCAGTCAGTGTTGGCTTTTTGTTGTAACTGTCAATAATACTATTATCAACATATGGAAGGTGCGACTTACCCAGTGTCGCCGTCAGGTTTTATCACATGCGATAACTTTCATAGGCACTGGGCAGACCCTTATGATGAGGAGCCTGACACGTCTGCCTTTCTGCTTCCACCTGTAAGCCAGATGCTCATGCTGCATTCGCCGGCTTTTAATCAGCGTGTCAGGATATAAGTTATGGGGCATTTTTCTCCAGCAGGGTTTTCATGtgaagtaatagaaaaaaaatgagattcaTTATTCATGAGCAAGTGATTTTCTTCTTGTTAATCAAATTGATTCTTCTTGGTGCCTGTGTGTATTGAGCGGACCATTTCATTAAGCGTTTTGAATTGATTCACTTGCACTTTCTGTTCAGAGATCCCGGAAtttcaccccagggccttttgtCCTGGGATTCTTCAAAAAGATCTCACCATTCTAGTTTCCAAGATAAATTATTTGGTTTGGTCGCATATTCAGGGCTCTGGCTTTAGCCTTAACTTGGGGAGATGGGATCAGCCAGCCCACTGAGCTGCCTGGAAAGGCCCAGCAAGCACCTCGAGGGACTGTGTACACAGCACTGCACCCTCTGTGCGCTGGCACCGCACTGCCCCCAGTATACACCAGCACTGCACCCTCCGTACACTGGCACTGCACTGCCCCCAGTATACACCAGCACTGCACCCTCCGTACACTGGCACTGCACTGCCCCCAGTATACACCAGCACTGCACCCTCCGTACACTGGCACCGCACTGCCCCCAATGTACACCCACACTGCCCCCAGTATACACCAGCGCTGCACCCTCCGTACACTGGCACCGCACTGCCCCCAGTATACACCAGCACTGCCCCCTCCGTGCACTGGCACCGCACTGCCCCCAGTATACGCCAGCACTGCACCCTCTGTGCACTGCACCCGATACACACGGGCACTGCACCTGAGCACCCAGAACAGGGCTGATCCTGGCAGGCCTTCCAGGCAGACGTTGCGTTGCAGAGGAAAGCTGAAAGATGGTCCTTCTAGGAATTACCTTTGTGCCTCAGCCAGGCGTGTGAAGAAGCAATGCTGGCCTGGGAATAAGTCGCCTGTATCCCTCCCGTTCGGGCTGACACAGCCTTGGCACGCTCACCCAGACGACTTGTCTCTCTGTCCACTTTGCCTCTAGGCGACCTTTACGGGGCCATCGGCTCTCCGGTGCGACTGACGCGCACGGTGGTGCTGGGGAAGCAGAAGGATCTGGTGCAGCGCATACTCTATGTGCTGACCTACTTCCTGCGGTGCTCGGAGCTGCAGGAGAACCAGCTGACGTGGGGCGGGAGCTGGGGGCCGGGCGAGCGGGCGCTGCCCGGCGGCAACATCACCACGGCCCTGGAGAGGGGCGAGGTGGAGGAGTCCGAGTACGTGGTGGTCACGGTCAGGAGCGAGCCCGCCCTCCTGCCGCCCAGCCTGCCCGCGACGGCGGCCGAGGGGCCGCACGCCGACACCGGAGACCTCTGTCCCCAACTCGCCGGACAAGGAGGCCGCCGGGGCCCGGAGCAGAGCGCCGCGGCCCACAGCATCCGGAGACCTCGGGGCGCGTCGTGCGGGGACGACGAGAGTACGAAGGAGGCGCCCCGCGGCGGCCCCGCCAGACTCCCCAGCGGCGCAGGTGCGTGCGTGGGGCCGGCCGGCGGGGAGGAGCCGGGAGGGGAGATGCCCAAGAAGCGGCCCGAGCGCTCGGCGGCCAGGCCGTGCCCTGAGGGGCGTCCCTGGGACAGGCCCCCCTGGGAGAAGGTCACCTTCCACATCGGGAGCTCCGTGTCTCCGGACTCGGACTTTGAAAGTCGCACCAAAGCGATGGAGGAGCGGCTGCGGGCCTGCAGGTGTGCGGAGCCAGCGCGCCGACCCCCGGCCGGGCCCGAGGCGGCCCGGGAGGCCCGGGACCGGCGGGCTCCGAGGTGCTCCCGGGCCCCCGAGGCATCTGCGGGGGCCCGCGGCGTCAGGACCGGGGCCGCCCAGGAGGCTGCGGAGTCGCCCGGCGCGCCTGCCGCCCGGTGCGCACCCGCCGACCCCGCGCGCGCGCCAGGGAAGCCGTGGGGTCGGGGCGGGGAGCACGCGGACGGGCCTGCGCGGAGCGGGTGCGCGGCCGCCGGCTTCAGGGCGGAAGGAGGCCTCCCCCGGAACGAGAGCTCGGACAGCGCCCTCGGCGACAGTGACGACGACGCGTGTGCGCCGGCCTCGCCGGACCTGGGCCCCGGCAGCGACGGTGACAGTGAGCCTGACCGGCCCGAAGGGGCGCCGGAGGTGGAGCTGCCGCTGCCCAGGTAAGGCCggcgtggcggggggggggggggggggatgggggtggcggggaggggaCAGGCCGGGGAGGTGCTGTCGGTCCAGCCGGCACCCACCGGCGGCACCGCTGCTGTGGGCTGCCGCAGGGCAGGGTTCTTCTCTCCGAGCGTTAGTGCCCCCAGACCGGCCTGCCCTTCCTCAGCGCAGCTCTGAGCCAGGAGCTGGCGGTGGCTTTGCAGCCCCGGGGACACTGAGGGGCGCGCTGGCGGTGGGAGCGGGGGTGTCATCTTCCGTCGTCCCCGCGGCAGATCTGTGGCCGCGGACACGCAGCCTGCGAGGTGGTGGGTGACATCCTGCGGGTCTCTCCCGCCAGCCGGCCAGAGCAGCTTGACGCGCTCAGGAAAAGCCCCTCTTCCTGAGGCTCCGTCCGTTGACGCTTGGTCCGTAAAGCAGTACCTAGAGATTCCTTCTGTCCTTCCGCTGTCCTGGCTGCGCTCTGAGCAGGTGTGCTGAGTTCCTCAAGCCAGACTCCGCCAAGACCCCCTCACCACGCACACGgacttccccttccttctctcgACACGGGGGCTGGCGGGTGCACTGTGTGAGGCACAGGCACAGACTCGCAGCCAGCCGCCAGAACACTCATTCTGTCCTGCTCTTCCCCTTCAGGAGAGCTCCTTTTTCCCTTCAGCTCCCCTCTTCCTGCACCGGCCATCCACCTCCTGGAGGATTTGTGATTCGAACCGCCCCGAATCCGTTCTTCTCACCTGGGTCCCCGGGGCTTTGTTCCGGCGGCAGTGCCAGAAGGCAGCGCGTTTTCACGTGGGTTCTGACGGCCGGTGTCACCTTAGGTCTCAGAGCATCAGCAGCCCGAACGTGAGAAACTTCGGCCGCTCCCTCCTGGCGGGTTACTGCCCCACGTACATGCCGGACCTGGTGCTTCACGGGACCAGCAACGATGAGAAGCTGAAGCAGTGCCTGGCGGCCGACCTGGCCCACACAGTGCAGGCGAGTGATGCCAGCcggcgcctcgggctgctgcccGGGCCGGGGGGCGGCCAGGGGTGTGCTTGGCCACGGGTGCGATCGAGGGATTGTTGCTGGAGCTGCCGGCAGGGTTGCAGGGACCCGCGGGGCTGGTGAGCCAGCAGGGGGTTAGTGGCAGCTGGAGGCTGTGAGCACACCGGGCGGGCAGCAGTGGGGGAGGAACGGGGGCTGCCTGGCTGCAGGAGCACGGCAGGGCCGGGGaccccacctctctctcctgcAGCCTCTGAGCTCTCATGGTGCCCCCCGCTGGCTGAGCCCAGCCGGAAGCCACAGAGCAAGGTCGCAGCTGATGCAGACGCGGTCCCAGGGCCCACGGAGGTCACCTCCCGAGCCCCCCGAGCAAAGGGTGGATCTGGGGGCGGGTGGGTGGGGCAGACAGAACAGTCAGCACAGATGGTGACAATGGTGTGCCTTCACGGGGAGGACCAAAAAGATGTCACACATGGTTTGCCTTTAGGCCGCTCCTTGCAAGATcctagaagtaatttattttaactgATTTGTCATTAAGTTCGCTTTGATGGCTGCATGAGAATGACTGTACAGAGATTAAAAAGTCTTCCTGGAAGACTGCCTTGTGTCTGCTGCTAAGCGCTTCTCCGCTCTCTGCAGCGTGACAGGACCTGAGCAGCGATGGAAACGATGTCGATCTGACAGGCCTGTTTTCAGTTGAGCTGCTCTTGGACAGATGTGCAAAAATAGCTGTTTTGCGTTGGAAACATACTGTATCTTGGGCAATAGGGAAAGTCCTCATCGCATTAGGAAAATTGGAACTTGGCTAGTTACCTGTCTCCTCGCCCAACAAATCCTTTTGGAGGGTGGACAGAAGGCAGTGCGTACTGCCTTTGACCTTGAGCTTCTCCTCTGTGAAGACCAAACGTCCAGCAGGCACAGGCCACGCAGGCTGGAGGTGTTGGTGTGAAATGGGAGGAAAAGCCCGGTGGCGAAGCAGATTCGCTCACCCCCCTgaacggggagggagggagatggggagagggcGGCCTGAGGCTGGGGGCCCGCCCGGTGTGGGCGTTGGTACCACGATCCTGACCCGCCCTGCTTTGTGCTTGGCCACCACCCTCCCCAGGCTGGTGCTGGAAGAAAGCAGTGCCGTCAATATTCTGTCTTCATAGTTGTCACGAGCACTGTGTCCTTGCCTGTCACCTCAGAGGCCCGCACGTCGGTGACCTCGGAGAAAGGAGATGCCCTCCTTGGACGATGGTCTTTCGGGGTCGGCTGAACCACGCGTGGAGGCTCAGTGGTTCTAGGGCCATGCATGTGTTTAGTGCCCGCCCCACTGTGGACACGCATCTATCGACTGGTAGCCCGTCTTGCCCTTATTATCTGCAAAACCATACGCGACGCTTTTTATGTCTTCCATAGGCTGACAAGTTCAGAGGTTTGTG
This window encodes:
- the FNIP2 gene encoding folliculin-interacting protein 2 isoform X3 — encoded protein: MSGAAATGRLGPARTELCSEGKIHVWSIFVFVLFQIWSCSELDLNEIRLIVYQDCERRGRQVLFDSKAVHKIEEVATQKTEDVPAKTPARCCQGGGSGSLSSHGSSGGSLPHAKKQLPKYQYTRPASDVNMLGEMMFGSVAMSYKGSTLKIHYIRSPPQLMVSKVFSARMGSFCGSTNNLQDSFEYINQDPNLGKLNTNQNNLGPCRTGSNLGVLQGCGSKLPPGAAEGGPLRLSRSASFFAVHSTPVDMPSRGQSEDRDSGIARSASLSSLLITPFPSPSSSTSSSSSYQRRWLRSQTTSLENGIIPRRSTDETFSLAEETCSSNPAIVRRKKIAISLIFSLCEKEEAQGDFQDFFFSHFPLFESHMNRLKSAIEKAMISCRKIAESSLRVQFYVSRLMEALGEFRGTIWRLYSVPRIAEPVWLAMTSSTLEKTQLCQRFLKEFTLLIEQINKNQFFAALLTAVLTYHLAWVPTVMPVDHPPIRAFSEKRTSQLVNTLAKTHPYNPLWAQLGDLYGAIGSPVRLTRTVVLGKQKDLVQRILYVLTYFLRCSELQENQLTWGGSWGPGERALPGGNITTALERGEVEESEYVVVTVRSEPALLPPSLPATAAEGPHADTGDLCPQLAGQGGRRGPEQSAAAHSIRRPRGASCGDDESTKEAPRGGPARLPSGAGACVGPAGGEEPGGEMPKKRPERSAARPCPEGRPWDRPPWEKVTFHIGSSVSPDSDFESRTKAMEERLRACRCAEPARRPPAGPEAAREARDRRAPRCSRAPEASAGARGVRTGAAQEAAESPGAPAARCAPADPARAPGKPWGRGGEHADGPARSGCAAAGFRAEGGLPRNESSDSALGDSDDDACAPASPDLGPGSDGDSEPDRPEGAPEVELPLPRSQSISSPNVRNFGRSLLAGYCPTYMPDLVLHGTSNDEKLKQCLAADLAHTVQHPVLDEPIAEAVCIIADTDKWSVQVATSQRKAVDGTKLGQDVLVSSQVSSLLQSILQLYRLHLPADFCIMHLEDRLQEMYLKSKMLSEYLRGHTRVHVKELSVVLGIESNDLPLLTAVASTHSPYVAQILL
- the FNIP2 gene encoding folliculin-interacting protein 2 isoform X1 yields the protein MCGCSARTTARPGGRRDAAGGVSDGQTHGALARSRIWKCARVGRDTDPPELDNSWSCSELDLNEIRLIVYQDCERRGRQVLFDSKAVHKIEEVATQKTEDVPAKTPARCCQGGGSGSLSSHGSSGGSLPHAKKQLPKYQYTRPASDVNMLGEMMFGSVAMSYKGSTLKIHYIRSPPQLMVSKVFSARMGSFCGSTNNLQDSFEYINQDPNLGKLNTNQNNLGPCRTGSNLGVLQGCGSKLPPGAAEGGPLRLSRSASFFAVHSTPVDMPSRGQSEDRDSGIARSASLSSLLITPFPSPSSSTSSSSSYQRRWLRSQTTSLENGIIPRRSTDETFSLAEETCSSNPAIVRRKKIAISLIFSLCEKEEAQGDFQDFFFSHFPLFESHMNRLKSAIEKAMISCRKIAESSLRVQFYVSRLMEALGEFRGTIWRLYSVPRIAEPVWLAMTSSTLEKTQLCQRFLKEFTLLIEQINKNQFFAALLTAVLTYHLAWVPTVMPVDHPPIRAFSEKRTSQLVNTLAKTHPYNPLWAQLGDLYGAIGSPVRLTRTVVLGKQKDLVQRILYVLTYFLRCSELQENQLTWGGSWGPGERALPGGNITTALERGEVEESEYVVVTVRSEPALLPPSLPATAAEGPHADTGDLCPQLAGQGGRRGPEQSAAAHSIRRPRGASCGDDESTKEAPRGGPARLPSGAGACVGPAGGEEPGGEMPKKRPERSAARPCPEGRPWDRPPWEKVTFHIGSSVSPDSDFESRTKAMEERLRACRCAEPARRPPAGPEAAREARDRRAPRCSRAPEASAGARGVRTGAAQEAAESPGAPAARCAPADPARAPGKPWGRGGEHADGPARSGCAAAGFRAEGGLPRNESSDSALGDSDDDACAPASPDLGPGSDGDSEPDRPEGAPEVELPLPRSQSISSPNVRNFGRSLLAGYCPTYMPDLVLHGTSNDEKLKQCLAADLAHTVQHPVLDEPIAEAVCIIADTDKWSVQVATSQRKAVDGTKLGQDVLVSSQVSSLLQSILQLYRLHLPADFCIMHLEDRLQEMYLKSKMLSEYLRGHTRVHVKELSVVLGIESNDLPLLTAVASTHSPYVAQILL
- the FNIP2 gene encoding folliculin-interacting protein 2 isoform X4, with the translated sequence MLGEMMFGSVAMSYKGSTLKIHYIRSPPQLMVSKVFSARMGSFCGSTNNLQDSFEYINQDPNLGKLNTNQNNLGPCRTGSNLGVLQGCGSKLPPGAAEGGPLRLSRSASFFAVHSTPVDMPSRGQSEDRDSGIARSASLSSLLITPFPSPSSSTSSSSSYQRRWLRSQTTSLENGIIPRRSTDETFSLAEETCSSNPAIVRRKKIAISLIFSLCEKEEAQGDFQDFFFSHFPLFESHMNRLKSAIEKAMISCRKIAESSLRVQFYVSRLMEALGEFRGTIWRLYSVPRIAEPVWLAMTSSTLEKTQLCQRFLKEFTLLIEQINKNQFFAALLTAVLTYHLAWVPTVMPVDHPPIRAFSEKRTSQLVNTLAKTHPYNPLWAQLGDLYGAIGSPVRLTRTVVLGKQKDLVQRILYVLTYFLRCSELQENQLTWGGSWGPGERALPGGNITTALERGEVEESEYVVVTVRSEPALLPPSLPATAAEGPHADTGDLCPQLAGQGGRRGPEQSAAAHSIRRPRGASCGDDESTKEAPRGGPARLPSGAGACVGPAGGEEPGGEMPKKRPERSAARPCPEGRPWDRPPWEKVTFHIGSSVSPDSDFESRTKAMEERLRACRCAEPARRPPAGPEAAREARDRRAPRCSRAPEASAGARGVRTGAAQEAAESPGAPAARCAPADPARAPGKPWGRGGEHADGPARSGCAAAGFRAEGGLPRNESSDSALGDSDDDACAPASPDLGPGSDGDSEPDRPEGAPEVELPLPRSQSISSPNVRNFGRSLLAGYCPTYMPDLVLHGTSNDEKLKQCLAADLAHTVQHPVLDEPIAEAVCIIADTDKWSVQVATSQRKAVDGTKLGQDVLVSSQVSSLLQSILQLYRLHLPADFCIMHLEDRLQEMYLKSKMLSEYLRGHTRVHVKELSVVLGIESNDLPLLTAVASTHSPYVAQILL